From the genome of Paraburkholderia largidicola:
GCACATCAAGCTCGGTGGACCGCCGCGCGAAACCTCGGTGGCTGCGCATCTGACGGAGATGTGATCGACCTCTGATGCACGCGTGTAGCCGTTGCGGCGAAGCGCGTGCTCATTCCGCCGACGCCGGCGTCGTTCTGACGCCTAGCTCGCCAGGCGCATCGCCACTCGCTGCGCCTTCATCCACTTCCTTTGTGATCCATTGACTGAACGCGCGCATTGCGGGCGTCGCCGGTTTTGCCTTTTGCCAGGTGAGCCAGTAGCTGCCCGCGTGCACGTCGATATCGAACGGACGCGCGAGACGTCCCATCGACAGATCGCGCTCGAACATCGAAGCAGGCGCGAGCGCTACGCCCGCGCCTTGCATTGCCGCTTCCACCATCAGCCGCGACGAATCGAATACGGGGCCGCGCACCGGACGCGGCGCGAGGCCCGCTGCCGCGAACCAGTTCGCCCAGTCGTCTGCGCGATACGAACGCAGCAGCTTTTCACTGGCGAGATCGGCGGGCGTCTGCAGGCGCTGCGCGATCTCGGGCGTGCACAGTACCGACAGCGGCGCATCGAACAGCTTCTGTGCGCGCGAGCCGGGCCATGTGCCGTCGCCGAAGCGGATTGCGAAGTCGAGACCTTCCGCGGAGAGATCGACGAGATTGTTGTTGGTCTGCAGGCGCAACTCGACGAAAGGGTGCGCGTCATGAAACGCCTTGAGGCGCGGCATCAGCCAGCCGACCGCGAACGTCCCGACCGCGCCGACCGTCAGCACCTCATGAAAATGCCCGCCTTCGAACTGCCGCAACACGGCTTCGATGCGGTCGAATGCATCGCTGAGCACGGGGCGCAGCGCGAGTCCTTCATCGGTGATGGCGAGGCCGCGCGGCAGGCGCTTGAAGAGCGTCGCGCCGAGGCGCTCTTCTAGCATGCGCACCTGCTGGCTGACGGCCGCCTGGGTGACGTTCAGTTCGAGCGCAGCGCGGGTGAAACTCAGATGCCGGGCCGACGATTCGAAGGCGCGCAGCGCGTTCAGCGGGAGATACGGTCGCATGTTCGAGCCATAAGAAATTCTGGGGCATCGAGCAATTTATCATCGTTTGTCACCCGGCTGCGGAAACGAGATAGTGGCGGCTCTTCAAGGAGGAGCAATGGTCACGAGGCGGACATTCACATTGGCGTTGATAGGCAGTGGGTTAGCTGGCGTTGCGGCTCATGCGCTCGGCGCAGGGGCGAGCGTGGCGGCATCGGCGCCGCGCGGGAGCGCTCTGGAACAGCAGCTCGCGCAGATCGAAGCGCAAACGGGCGGGCGGCTGGGCGTCGCGATACTCGATACGGCAAGCACGAAGCCGCAGGGCTGGCGCATGCACGAGCGCTTTCCGATGTGCAGCACGTTCAAGTTCCTGCTCGCGTCGGCGGTGCTGGTGCGCAAGGATCAAGGCAAAGAACAGCTTGGGCGCAAGATCGTCTACTCGAAAGACGTCGTGGTGGCGAATTCGCCCGTCAGCGGTCCGCGTGCAGGCGGCGATGGCATGACGGTCGCGGAATTGTGCGAAGCGGCCATCACGCGCAGCGACAACACGGCTGCGAATCTGCTGCTCAAGAGTATCGGCGGGCCGGCGGCGCTGACGGATTTTGCACGCGGCATCGGCGACCGGATCACGCGGCTCGACCGCAACGAACCGACGCTCAACGAAGCGACGGAAGGCGATCCGCGCGATACGACCACACCCGCCGCGATGCTCACCGACATGCGCACGCTGTTGCTCGGCAAGCATCTGTCCACCGCGTCGCGCGAGCAACTAACGGCATGGCTCGCCGGCAACAAGACGGGCGACGCGCGCCTGCGCGCCGGCTTGCCGAAGTCATGGCAAATCGGCGACAAGACGGGCACGGGCGAGCGGGGCACCTCGAACGATATCGCCGTCATCTGGCCTGAAGGCCGCGCGCCGATTCTGGTGGTGGCGTATCTGACGGGCGCGACTCAAGCTACCTCGACGCAGCGCGACGCGGCGATCGCGCAGGTCGGGGCGCTGGTTGCAAACATTTGATCGAAAGGAAACGAAGCGATGAAGTTCGGTACTGTCAGTGCGCGGGCTGCGGCCATGCTCTGCGCGATGTGGATGACCTCGGGCGCGAGTTACGCAGCCGACGCGCCGCAAGCCAACATCAAACACGCAGTCGACGCGGCGATACAACCGTTGATGACAAAAGACAAGATTCCCGGCATGGCCGTCGGCGTGATCGTCGACGGCAGGGCGGCGGTGTTCAACTACGGCGTGGCATCGACGGAAACGGGCATGCCTGTCACCGACGCAACGCTGTTCGAACTCGGCTCGGTGAGCAAGACCTTCACGGCGACGCTGACATCATGGGCGCATGTCGACGGCGAGTTGTCGTTGAC
Proteins encoded in this window:
- the bla gene encoding class A beta-lactamase; translated protein: MVTRRTFTLALIGSGLAGVAAHALGAGASVAASAPRGSALEQQLAQIEAQTGGRLGVAILDTASTKPQGWRMHERFPMCSTFKFLLASAVLVRKDQGKEQLGRKIVYSKDVVVANSPVSGPRAGGDGMTVAELCEAAITRSDNTAANLLLKSIGGPAALTDFARGIGDRITRLDRNEPTLNEATEGDPRDTTTPAAMLTDMRTLLLGKHLSTASREQLTAWLAGNKTGDARLRAGLPKSWQIGDKTGTGERGTSNDIAVIWPEGRAPILVVAYLTGATQATSTQRDAAIAQVGALVANI
- a CDS encoding LysR family transcriptional regulator → MRPYLPLNALRAFESSARHLSFTRAALELNVTQAAVSQQVRMLEERLGATLFKRLPRGLAITDEGLALRPVLSDAFDRIEAVLRQFEGGHFHEVLTVGAVGTFAVGWLMPRLKAFHDAHPFVELRLQTNNNLVDLSAEGLDFAIRFGDGTWPGSRAQKLFDAPLSVLCTPEIAQRLQTPADLASEKLLRSYRADDWANWFAAAGLAPRPVRGPVFDSSRLMVEAAMQGAGVALAPASMFERDLSMGRLARPFDIDVHAGSYWLTWQKAKPATPAMRAFSQWITKEVDEGAASGDAPGELGVRTTPASAE